A genomic segment from Tindallia californiensis encodes:
- a CDS encoding BMC domain-containing protein has product MHTMTIRTLGVIELNSIAKGYLVTDTMLKAGNVDLVKAHSICPGKYLVLISGDVGGVKAAMSAGLETGAGWVVDHLTIANIHPGIIPAITGTGQMEMGESLGVLEFFGVVSGIAAADQAAKAAQVELIELRLGFAVGGKSFVTLTGDISAVTAAVEVGTDAAETAGLLVNQVIIPRPHQGVMDSLV; this is encoded by the coding sequence ATGCATACGATGACGATTCGAACCTTAGGTGTGATAGAACTCAATAGTATTGCCAAAGGCTATTTAGTTACCGATACAATGCTGAAAGCCGGCAATGTGGATCTGGTGAAAGCACATTCTATTTGTCCCGGGAAATACCTTGTTTTAATCAGTGGAGATGTAGGCGGCGTGAAAGCGGCTATGAGCGCTGGTTTGGAAACAGGTGCCGGATGGGTGGTAGATCATTTAACGATTGCTAACATTCATCCTGGAATTATTCCGGCCATTACTGGCACCGGTCAGATGGAAATGGGCGAATCTCTGGGCGTCTTAGAATTTTTCGGAGTTGTCAGCGGGATTGCCGCCGCCGATCAAGCAGCGAAAGCAGCTCAGGTAGAATTGATTGAACTAAGGCTTGGTTTTGCGGTAGGTGGAAAATCATTTGTGACGCTAACAGGCGACATCAGCGCTGTAACAGCAGCTGTTGAAGTGGGAACTGATGCAGCCGAGACAGCAGGCCTTCTGGTAAATCAAGTGATTATCCCGCGTCCTCATCAAGGTGTGATGGATTCTTTGGTGTAG
- a CDS encoding 4Fe-4S dicluster domain-containing protein, translated as MTFLEGIKKAGVVGAGGAGFPTHIKLDTQAKTLIINGIECEPLLKTDKFLIRRFSEALIQGALAIGKHLKAQDIVIAIKEKNKKEIEQLQRCLKPGEVSLKIHPVGDFYPAGDEQMLVREVMAETVAPGKIPLSKGVVITNVATVLDIVHQQPVTHRVMTIGGEVNQPCLIKVPIGTDLQSCIEAAGGPKISDYHALTGGPMMGQLCPRSELSRTYVTKTMGGLILLPSHHPIIQHHHLSISHCLKRAASVCIQCRMCTDLCPRYLNGHPLHPHLVMRSVAFGKITMESSKSALLCCACGICEHFACPMGLSPKMINESVKSTLMQGGVKWVNTEEAFQEVHPQRSYRKIPTERLIQRLGLSIYETDVPETLQSLTPDKVVIPLKQHIGVLAKPVVENGDKVVVGQLIASVGTDLGSEIHSSLDGTVKKVEKDYIMVERS; from the coding sequence ATGACGTTTTTAGAAGGAATCAAAAAGGCCGGGGTGGTAGGTGCCGGTGGAGCTGGATTTCCGACCCATATCAAATTAGATACCCAGGCAAAAACCCTGATCATTAATGGGATTGAATGCGAACCTTTATTGAAGACTGACAAGTTTTTAATAAGACGGTTTTCGGAAGCACTTATCCAAGGAGCTTTGGCCATAGGAAAACATCTAAAGGCACAGGACATTGTAATTGCGATTAAAGAAAAAAACAAGAAAGAGATTGAACAGCTTCAACGCTGCCTAAAACCAGGAGAAGTTTCGCTTAAAATACATCCTGTAGGTGATTTTTATCCAGCCGGAGATGAGCAAATGCTGGTTCGGGAAGTGATGGCAGAGACGGTAGCTCCGGGAAAGATTCCCCTTTCAAAAGGGGTTGTCATAACCAATGTCGCAACCGTACTGGATATTGTTCATCAGCAGCCGGTAACGCATCGGGTAATGACCATAGGAGGCGAAGTGAACCAGCCCTGTCTGATCAAAGTGCCTATTGGAACAGATCTGCAGTCTTGCATTGAAGCGGCTGGTGGGCCCAAGATCTCTGATTATCATGCTTTAACCGGAGGTCCTATGATGGGACAACTTTGCCCAAGGTCTGAGTTGAGTCGTACCTATGTGACGAAAACCATGGGAGGCCTTATTCTACTTCCCAGTCATCATCCGATTATCCAGCATCACCATCTAAGCATTTCTCATTGCCTAAAACGGGCGGCAAGTGTGTGTATTCAGTGTCGTATGTGTACCGATTTATGTCCCCGATACTTAAACGGGCATCCATTGCATCCGCACCTGGTGATGCGGTCCGTTGCCTTTGGAAAGATAACCATGGAAAGCAGTAAATCAGCCCTTTTATGTTGCGCTTGTGGGATATGTGAACATTTTGCTTGTCCTATGGGTTTGTCGCCCAAAATGATTAATGAATCTGTCAAATCCACCCTGATGCAGGGAGGCGTTAAGTGGGTTAATACAGAGGAAGCTTTTCAGGAAGTTCATCCTCAGCGGTCTTACCGAAAAATTCCTACAGAAAGATTAATTCAACGGTTAGGGTTATCCATCTATGAAACAGATGTACCGGAAACCCTTCAAAGCCTCACGCCGGACAAGGTGGTCATTCCTTTAAAGCAACATATTGGTGTGCTTGCGAAGCCAGTGGTAGAAAATGGCGACAAAGTAGTGGTTGGTCAGCTGATTGCGTCTGTAGGGACAGACTTAGGATCGGAAATCCATAGCAGTCTTGATGGAACTGTAAAAAAAGTAGAGAAAGATTATATTATGGTAGAGAGAAGTTGA
- a CDS encoding EutN/CcmL family microcompartment protein — MIIGKVIGNVWATKKETSLNGLKLLVVQVVENQIEISDREDSDLPKKKSRRMVAADAVGAGIGDDVLVVSGSSARRAIEGDGKAVDATIVGIIDACEIVEECS; from the coding sequence ATGATTATTGGAAAGGTCATAGGAAATGTATGGGCAACAAAAAAGGAAACATCCTTAAATGGATTAAAATTATTGGTGGTGCAAGTTGTTGAAAATCAGATAGAGATCTCTGACCGGGAAGATTCTGATCTTCCTAAAAAGAAATCCCGGCGAATGGTTGCGGCAGATGCTGTAGGAGCCGGGATAGGAGATGATGTCCTGGTGGTATCAGGCAGTTCTGCCAGGAGAGCCATAGAAGGTGACGGCAAAGCTGTTGATGCAACTATTGTTGGCATTATTGATGCATGTGAAATAGTAGAAGAATGTTCGTGA